A single Crateriforma conspicua DNA region contains:
- a CDS encoding MlaD family protein — MNEPYRLRYANQAVGFFLLLILVLMVALAFLVLRAGNYFVEQDNYYLNIKQNEIGDLHKGADVMILGERAGSIESIRYVDSTNLVRVNLSVRPEMSRQIFTDSIVSQERRFGLGNPVLVIRRSDDPDDDRMPLPPGSELENYIGEADAIDLMTREVELVSQSIQMIEQQLRPTLESIAGATDKLQDTLTASADPALVQSRQAAESFYETSETVRPQTLETMRTVQEAAINLESKVAGLTDQVSDLVEGDITDALDQVQVSSRSVRDASNAVAQTAESVNEDMAVTLDTLRGAAEQVQKLAVQTQKLVAVLQDEAQDLPGTTRRVNDTVSDTQDLVEEIRSHWLLRRYSNQGKPSVQISPSNVRAGGSLR; from the coding sequence ATGAACGAACCCTACCGATTGCGATACGCCAATCAGGCGGTGGGATTTTTTCTGCTGTTGATTTTGGTCTTGATGGTCGCGCTTGCGTTTCTGGTGTTGCGAGCCGGGAACTATTTCGTCGAACAAGACAACTACTACCTGAACATCAAACAGAATGAGATCGGCGACCTGCATAAAGGGGCCGACGTGATGATCTTGGGCGAAAGAGCCGGATCGATCGAATCGATTCGCTATGTCGACTCGACCAATCTGGTTCGAGTCAACTTGAGCGTACGCCCGGAAATGAGTCGCCAGATCTTTACCGATTCGATTGTCAGCCAAGAGCGAAGATTCGGGCTGGGCAATCCCGTCTTGGTGATCCGACGTTCCGACGATCCGGATGACGACCGGATGCCGCTGCCGCCGGGCAGCGAACTGGAAAACTACATCGGTGAAGCGGACGCGATCGATCTGATGACTCGCGAAGTGGAATTGGTTAGCCAGTCAATTCAGATGATTGAACAACAGTTACGTCCGACCTTGGAAAGCATCGCCGGCGCGACTGACAAGCTTCAAGACACTTTGACGGCGTCCGCGGATCCCGCCTTGGTCCAGTCCCGCCAGGCTGCCGAGTCGTTCTACGAAACCAGTGAAACGGTGCGTCCGCAGACGTTAGAAACCATGCGAACCGTGCAAGAAGCCGCGATCAATCTGGAAAGCAAGGTTGCCGGGCTGACCGATCAGGTCTCCGATTTAGTCGAAGGCGATATCACCGATGCCCTGGACCAGGTGCAGGTGTCCAGCCGCAGCGTACGCGATGCATCCAATGCGGTCGCGCAAACGGCCGAAAGCGTGAACGAAGACATGGCGGTGACGCTTGACACACTGCGTGGTGCGGCCGAACAAGTCCAGAAGTTGGCGGTACAGACTCAGAAACTTGTTGCGGTGCTGCAGGACGAAGCCCAAGATCTTCCCGGTACCACACGGCGTGTCAACGATACCGTCAGCGACACCCAAGACCTGGTGGAAGAAATTCGCAGCCATTGGCTGTTGCGTCGATACAGCAATCAAGGGAAACCGAGCGTCCAGATTTCACCGTCCAACGTCCGCGCCGGAGGAAGTCTGCGATGA
- a CDS encoding ATP-binding protein, with the protein MIDERHHRQRLRCIMLFGFLVLGVIGCQSPTVDVADTDSSLVRYAKSGREAFAEGDTEAAIQLYHRAIARAWMLDDPAEAGTHAYNLAACFASLGQYPEAKDWLVDSRVELCRAGLSTGNTYLLQAKIAQDEGDLATAADLIQNAACAKPPCGPEASSCCCGCDQDPCKQSCLTMVPCVGPRLHQKKLRKQCEDEYDAQVQLAAARLAAEQYQLACAKKRLQTACELADGVCSEALVAEVHDVAALIHLAQANYLCAASHLDREAYHLRLAGNYREIPNVLELASAAYTEAARTDLAARRLCRVARIWFGRGDYQKSWDHLQQALPMAEASYDRPTCIQLALLAHRIEQVLSADGKSTSQWDSPAMISDTADVQTLGDDLNLVDSPTSNTQAAELQDSETVDDASVETTPMRETPEPQTEILDPRDPLPPSSDATLELPIDESDNDTSGHSVHWAEPIGIDGQ; encoded by the coding sequence ATGATCGATGAAAGACATCATCGACAACGGCTCCGGTGCATCATGTTGTTCGGTTTTCTAGTGTTAGGCGTGATCGGGTGTCAGAGTCCGACCGTGGATGTGGCTGATACCGATTCGTCATTGGTGCGATACGCCAAGTCCGGACGCGAAGCGTTTGCCGAAGGGGATACCGAAGCGGCAATTCAGCTGTACCACCGGGCGATCGCCCGGGCCTGGATGTTGGATGATCCGGCCGAGGCCGGTACGCATGCCTATAACTTGGCCGCCTGTTTTGCCAGTCTGGGGCAGTATCCCGAAGCCAAGGATTGGTTGGTCGATTCACGAGTGGAACTGTGCCGCGCGGGATTGTCGACGGGAAACACTTACCTGCTGCAAGCCAAGATTGCGCAGGACGAAGGCGATTTGGCGACCGCGGCGGATCTGATTCAAAATGCGGCCTGTGCCAAGCCGCCGTGCGGGCCGGAGGCGTCAAGCTGTTGTTGTGGCTGTGACCAAGACCCATGCAAGCAGTCTTGTCTGACCATGGTTCCTTGCGTTGGACCGCGGTTGCACCAAAAAAAGTTGCGCAAGCAGTGTGAAGACGAATATGACGCCCAGGTCCAATTGGCAGCCGCACGTTTGGCGGCGGAGCAATATCAGCTGGCCTGTGCCAAGAAGCGGTTGCAGACCGCTTGCGAATTGGCCGACGGCGTTTGCAGCGAAGCCTTGGTGGCGGAAGTGCACGACGTCGCCGCACTGATTCATTTGGCACAGGCAAACTACCTTTGTGCCGCAAGCCATCTGGACCGCGAGGCGTATCATCTGCGACTGGCGGGGAATTACCGGGAGATTCCTAACGTTTTGGAATTGGCATCGGCGGCCTACACCGAAGCGGCACGCACCGATTTGGCCGCACGACGATTGTGTCGTGTCGCCAGGATTTGGTTTGGTCGTGGCGACTATCAAAAATCGTGGGATCACTTGCAGCAGGCGTTGCCGATGGCGGAGGCCTCCTACGATCGTCCGACGTGTATTCAATTGGCACTGTTGGCGCACCGGATTGAACAGGTTTTATCGGCCGATGGCAAATCAACGTCACAGTGGGATTCGCCGGCGATGATCAGCGACACCGCTGACGTCCAAACACTTGGTGACGACTTGAATCTGGTCGATTCACCGACGTCGAACACGCAGGCCGCAGAATTGCAGGACTCCGAAACGGTGGATGACGCATCCGTTGAAACGACTCCGATGCGGGAAACACCGGAGCCGCAAACTGAAATCCTGGATCCGCGGGATCCGCTGCCGCCTTCGAGCGATGCGACGCTGGAATTGCCGATCGACGAATCAGACAACGACACGTCCGGGCATTCGGTGCATTGGGCCGAACCCATTGGGATCGATGGCCAGTAA
- a CDS encoding ABC transporter permease: MTPIRETRTLPSATGWLVAPLRVADTLGGAALSRLHTVASILSLLWATGYLSIRPASWTPPVRLVMVRQLFFTAVDAVPAIVRFGIAAGILLIVQALLWSDQFGVGADFVAPFLWRAVVRELGPLLACLVVIGRSGVAISTELASMVVADEFEVLEAQGIDPMTYLIMPRIISIVTSVFCLAVLLTTTMLITGFAVGWAMGAVRVGLTSFLELMFRKANSLDLLFFVSKTLIAGGFAGAICCQDGVSVRGTVTDVARVSSRSVIRALSAVLAVSAFLSVLIYGRILVFKIG; this comes from the coding sequence GTGACACCGATTCGTGAAACACGAACGCTACCGTCGGCCACTGGGTGGTTGGTGGCGCCGCTGCGTGTCGCGGACACGTTGGGCGGTGCGGCGTTGTCGCGTCTGCATACCGTGGCGTCGATTCTGTCGTTGTTGTGGGCCACCGGGTATCTGTCCATTCGACCGGCGTCGTGGACCCCGCCGGTGCGTCTGGTGATGGTCCGCCAGTTGTTCTTCACCGCGGTCGATGCGGTTCCGGCGATCGTCCGGTTTGGGATCGCCGCCGGGATTCTGTTGATCGTCCAGGCATTGCTGTGGTCGGACCAATTCGGCGTCGGCGCGGACTTCGTCGCGCCCTTTCTGTGGCGGGCCGTGGTACGAGAATTGGGACCGCTGTTGGCTTGTCTGGTGGTGATCGGACGCAGCGGTGTGGCGATCAGCACAGAACTGGCATCGATGGTTGTCGCCGACGAATTTGAAGTTTTGGAGGCCCAAGGCATCGATCCGATGACCTATCTGATCATGCCGCGGATCATCAGTATCGTGACCAGCGTCTTTTGCTTGGCCGTATTGTTGACGACGACCATGTTGATCACCGGTTTTGCCGTTGGCTGGGCGATGGGGGCCGTCCGCGTGGGATTGACGTCGTTCTTGGAATTGATGTTTCGCAAAGCCAATTCGCTGGACCTGTTGTTCTTTGTCAGCAAGACGTTGATCGCAGGCGGTTTCGCCGGTGCCATTTGTTGCCAAGACGGTGTCAGCGTCCGCGGGACGGTGACCGATGTGGCCCGGGTTTCCAGTCGCAGTGTCATCCGGGCATTGTCGGCCGTCTTGGCCGTGTCGGCATTTCTGTCGGTGCTGATCTATGGCCGAATCCTGGTTTTCAAGATTGGATAA
- a CDS encoding cation diffusion facilitator family transporter, whose translation MPANHSHDCQDCGHGAVPHHHGLTSGNAYDSIPDSRLLWTVALNQLLTVAQVIAGIWSGSVALLSDAAHNFSDANALLIAYIARRISRRKASSQFTFGYRRAELIGATINLTLLATVGCFLIYEAAHRLLDPQPVIGWLMGAAAAIALLIDIATAGLLWAMSKGSLNVRAAFVHNLVDAAGSAVVLIGAVVITLTDWTWVDSALTFGLAIYILYQVWAMLPQAIRILMEGTPPDLDVDELIRVAVGMPDVVGMHHLHVWELDEDHRALEAHVLIRSDDLGRMEDIKHQLKHRLHEAFGIQHSTLEFEVSRDNQTDHCIGAVHEGAERCWSPDLSPVGEASTPVSQASMRDKHHE comes from the coding sequence ATGCCGGCAAACCACAGCCACGATTGCCAAGATTGCGGGCACGGTGCGGTCCCCCATCATCACGGGCTGACCAGCGGCAATGCCTACGATTCCATTCCCGACAGCCGTTTGCTGTGGACCGTCGCGCTCAATCAGTTGTTGACGGTCGCCCAAGTGATCGCCGGCATTTGGTCGGGCAGCGTCGCCCTATTATCCGATGCGGCCCACAACTTCAGCGATGCCAATGCATTGCTGATCGCCTACATCGCACGCCGGATCTCACGTCGAAAAGCAAGTTCGCAGTTCACGTTCGGCTATCGCCGGGCCGAACTGATCGGTGCGACCATCAACCTGACACTGCTGGCAACTGTCGGCTGCTTTCTGATCTATGAGGCCGCCCACCGTCTGCTCGATCCGCAACCGGTGATCGGTTGGTTGATGGGGGCCGCTGCCGCGATCGCATTGTTGATCGACATCGCGACGGCCGGCTTGCTGTGGGCGATGAGCAAGGGATCGCTTAACGTTCGCGCCGCCTTCGTTCATAACCTTGTCGACGCGGCGGGTTCCGCCGTCGTCTTGATCGGCGCGGTGGTGATCACTTTGACGGACTGGACGTGGGTGGATTCCGCGTTAACGTTCGGATTGGCGATTTACATCCTGTATCAAGTCTGGGCCATGCTGCCACAAGCCATTCGCATTTTGATGGAAGGCACACCACCGGACTTGGATGTGGACGAATTGATTCGCGTCGCTGTCGGAATGCCGGATGTCGTCGGCATGCACCATTTGCACGTTTGGGAACTGGACGAAGATCACCGGGCATTGGAAGCCCACGTCTTAATCCGTTCTGATGATCTTGGTCGAATGGAAGACATCAAACACCAACTGAAACATCGTTTACACGAAGCGTTTGGCATCCAGCATTCCACCTTGGAATTTGAAGTCAGCCGAGACAATCAAACAGACCATTGCATCGGAGCCGTCCACGAAGGGGCGGAACGCTGTTGGAGCCCCGATTTGTCACCAGTCGGCGAAGCGTCCACGCCAGTCAGCCAAGCGTCGATGCGTGACAAGCATCACGAATGA
- a CDS encoding adenylate/guanylate cyclase domain-containing protein has translation MLLSPVLANLVGSLFNILYNQTQVQPLLTERQMDRFFEVVKWFNLVVYPIAIACFVVPVTRLRPIHRRLINGDPVDRDELSSAQRLIINLPWWFLIVAAIGWLICIPVFPLALIALGEPVFGEVITHLITSFLIASLIAVTQSFFAVELTIQKTLFPVFFQSDSPASVPGARPLSITHRGLLWSFTAVVCPVVSLLLIVLVPDAAHRAPLFAIAVAVVAIAFGFATSWMLGRLVVRPIRTLKLASQRIADGHLNTHVPLQHADEFGLLIESFNRMAGGLRERERLQQTFGRHVGQEAAKQILQQGDAGGGREQSVSIMFVDVRNFTMHSSQQPPHEIVAALNTFFGAAVERIEGRGGMVNKFLGDGLMAIFGVGTEAERHADQAVAAAIDLQSFVVDHADRFIDLHWPGFAIGIGINSGKAIVGSIGSPRRQEYTAMGDTVNVAARVESLTKTLTQPILITASTRSLLTQPFTLHPQSPQNVKGKAVPIELFAVESSVSTANR, from the coding sequence GTGTTGCTGTCACCGGTGCTGGCAAATTTGGTCGGCAGCCTGTTCAACATCCTGTACAACCAGACGCAAGTACAGCCGTTGCTGACCGAACGCCAGATGGACCGCTTCTTCGAAGTCGTCAAATGGTTCAACTTGGTCGTGTATCCCATCGCGATCGCCTGCTTTGTGGTCCCGGTCACGCGGCTGCGTCCAATTCATCGCCGGCTGATCAACGGCGACCCCGTCGATCGCGATGAATTGTCATCGGCCCAGCGATTGATCATCAATTTGCCGTGGTGGTTTCTAATCGTTGCCGCAATCGGTTGGCTGATTTGCATTCCGGTTTTCCCGCTTGCCTTGATCGCTCTGGGCGAACCCGTTTTCGGCGAAGTGATCACGCACTTGATCACTTCGTTCTTGATCGCGTCGTTGATTGCGGTGACCCAAAGCTTCTTTGCGGTCGAACTGACCATTCAGAAGACACTGTTTCCAGTATTCTTCCAATCGGATTCACCAGCAAGTGTGCCCGGCGCGAGACCACTTTCGATTACCCATCGTGGATTGCTGTGGTCGTTTACCGCGGTTGTTTGCCCGGTCGTTTCGTTGTTGTTGATCGTCTTGGTTCCGGATGCCGCCCACCGCGCACCGCTGTTCGCGATTGCCGTTGCGGTGGTGGCCATTGCGTTTGGGTTCGCCACCAGTTGGATGCTGGGGCGATTGGTCGTTCGGCCGATCCGAACGTTGAAACTTGCATCACAACGCATCGCCGACGGACACCTGAACACTCATGTGCCGCTGCAGCACGCTGATGAGTTTGGGTTACTGATCGAAAGCTTCAACCGCATGGCCGGCGGGTTACGCGAGCGAGAACGCTTGCAACAAACCTTCGGACGTCACGTTGGTCAAGAAGCCGCCAAGCAAATCCTTCAACAGGGCGACGCCGGTGGCGGCCGGGAACAAAGCGTGTCGATCATGTTTGTCGACGTACGCAATTTCACCATGCATTCGTCACAGCAACCGCCTCATGAAATCGTTGCCGCATTGAACACGTTTTTCGGCGCTGCGGTGGAACGGATCGAAGGCCGCGGTGGGATGGTCAACAAGTTCCTGGGCGACGGCTTGATGGCCATTTTCGGCGTCGGCACCGAAGCCGAACGACACGCCGACCAGGCCGTTGCCGCCGCCATTGATTTGCAGTCGTTTGTCGTCGACCATGCCGACAGGTTCATTGATCTTCATTGGCCCGGCTTCGCCATCGGCATCGGAATCAATTCAGGAAAAGCCATCGTCGGTAGCATTGGTTCACCACGGCGACAGGAATACACCGCGATGGGCGACACGGTGAACGTCGCGGCCCGAGTCGAATCGCTGACCAAGACTTTGACGCAGCCCATTCTGATCACCGCATCAACACGATCCTTGCTGACACAACCATTCACGTTGCACCCGCAGTCACCGCAGAACGTGAAGGGCAAGGCGGTTCCGATTGAACTGTTCGCGGTCGAATCTTCCGTGTCCACGGCGAACCGCTAA
- a CDS encoding TolC family protein, which produces MTARNRRLALATLLACSLNGCNGTLRERQPPSVVAGISQPPVASSAAPQQTQPISNPTAVQTVDFESEIPSAFPQSPLKDAPDTTVGNVQPVIVSDPLAIAPVASGDLQTAVAFDASSPPTLSLVDVEAMAMSHPAIAAADAAVRQAQGRAYQACLSPNPTLQYQADEVGNEGSAGLHSVGVSQSIVTANKLALANQTLRQVVQQRVADRERTRLQVLTRVRTAYWNALAAQKQAELTDQIVDLAEQSLQSVQDLLDAEEVSKIALLQARVELENARIEAENAKVRADVARRALAAASGNDSIGSSHLVGTLGEGLTDRPWDRWLQTIEATSPELAAAGSELERARWALRLACAQVTPNITGQIGVGVDTGSDDTFARFGISVPLPIHNRNQGNIRAARAAITAAGASIDATRLDLASRLSQSITDYQTALQRYHRLNSQILTDAEETFELSRQAFQAGETNFLQLLTAQRTLFAARLNVLDAAKQAHVAAAAIDGLLVSVDSPN; this is translated from the coding sequence ATGACCGCACGAAATCGACGTTTGGCACTCGCAACGCTATTGGCTTGCAGCCTGAACGGCTGCAACGGCACTCTGCGCGAACGACAACCACCGTCCGTCGTTGCCGGTATTTCACAGCCACCGGTCGCATCATCGGCCGCTCCCCAGCAAACGCAACCAATATCAAATCCCACGGCAGTTCAAACGGTCGATTTCGAATCCGAAATCCCATCGGCGTTTCCTCAATCGCCTTTGAAAGATGCACCGGATACGACTGTTGGCAACGTGCAACCTGTCATCGTTTCTGATCCGCTGGCCATTGCACCGGTCGCCTCGGGGGATCTGCAAACAGCAGTTGCCTTTGATGCCTCTTCGCCGCCCACACTTTCCTTGGTGGACGTCGAAGCGATGGCCATGTCGCATCCGGCAATTGCCGCCGCAGATGCGGCCGTCCGTCAGGCGCAGGGCCGCGCCTACCAGGCCTGTCTTTCGCCCAATCCGACGCTGCAGTACCAAGCCGACGAGGTCGGTAACGAAGGTAGCGCCGGCTTGCACAGCGTTGGCGTATCCCAGTCCATCGTGACCGCCAACAAACTGGCATTGGCCAACCAAACCCTGCGTCAAGTCGTCCAACAGCGGGTCGCGGATCGCGAAAGAACTCGGCTGCAAGTTTTGACCCGTGTTCGCACGGCTTACTGGAATGCTTTAGCCGCGCAGAAACAAGCGGAATTAACCGACCAGATTGTGGACTTGGCCGAACAGTCGCTGCAGTCGGTTCAAGACCTGTTGGATGCCGAAGAGGTATCCAAAATCGCACTGTTGCAGGCGCGAGTCGAGTTAGAAAACGCACGTATCGAAGCCGAAAACGCGAAGGTTCGAGCCGACGTCGCACGGCGGGCTCTGGCGGCGGCTTCGGGCAACGATTCGATCGGTTCGTCGCATCTGGTCGGTACGTTGGGTGAAGGGCTGACCGACCGCCCGTGGGACCGTTGGTTGCAAACGATCGAAGCCACCAGCCCGGAATTGGCTGCCGCGGGCAGCGAACTGGAACGTGCCCGTTGGGCGCTTCGTTTGGCTTGTGCCCAGGTGACGCCCAACATTACCGGACAAATCGGCGTCGGCGTGGACACGGGATCGGATGACACCTTCGCCAGGTTTGGCATCAGCGTTCCCTTGCCGATCCACAACCGAAATCAAGGAAATATTCGTGCAGCCCGGGCAGCCATTACGGCCGCCGGCGCATCCATCGACGCGACGCGTTTGGACTTGGCATCACGACTGTCACAAAGCATCACCGATTATCAAACGGCGCTTCAAAGGTACCACCGGCTAAATAGCCAAATTCTGACTGACGCCGAAGAAACCTTTGAATTGTCGCGGCAAGCATTCCAAGCTGGTGAGACCAATTTCCTGCAACTGTTAACCGCTCAGCGAACACTGTTTGCGGCAAGATTGAATGTACTGGACGCGGCCAAACAGGCCCACGTGGCCGCCGCGGCGATCGATGGGCTGTTGGTATCCGTCGATTCGCCGAACTAA
- a CDS encoding ATP-binding cassette domain-containing protein — protein MKRNTSTRESAETKGIASKPPVLSWVDLDVGSDSGASVCLRKSDLTVRQGELLVVHCEMSHQTRFFASVLQGLKPPSAGTVLFDQTDWTAMNDETLFRSRGQIGRVFDGVGWIANLNVTENMMLSRQHHGDDDAVIMRQMEHWAEQIGLHRISRQRPAFVAPGQLQIHQWIRAFLGPPKLVILERPMRYVASKWRQKLTDAVQSLRKQATAVVWISDVWNSDHLESLGAEHRLDVRHPELNDGDDA, from the coding sequence ATGAAACGAAACACCAGTACGCGGGAATCCGCGGAAACGAAAGGCATTGCATCCAAGCCGCCGGTATTAAGTTGGGTCGATCTGGACGTCGGCAGCGACTCCGGTGCAAGTGTCTGTTTAAGGAAGTCGGACCTGACCGTACGGCAAGGTGAACTGCTGGTCGTGCACTGCGAGATGTCCCACCAAACGCGATTCTTTGCTTCGGTGTTGCAGGGGTTGAAGCCGCCGTCGGCCGGAACGGTTCTGTTCGATCAAACGGATTGGACAGCCATGAACGACGAAACTCTGTTTCGCAGTCGAGGTCAGATCGGCCGAGTCTTTGACGGCGTCGGTTGGATCGCAAACTTGAACGTGACCGAAAACATGATGTTGTCGCGGCAGCACCATGGTGATGACGATGCCGTGATCATGCGTCAAATGGAACACTGGGCCGAGCAGATCGGGTTGCATCGAATCAGTCGACAACGTCCGGCGTTTGTCGCGCCGGGCCAACTTCAGATTCATCAATGGATTCGTGCGTTCTTGGGCCCGCCCAAATTGGTCATCTTGGAACGCCCGATGCGATACGTCGCGTCCAAATGGCGTCAGAAGCTGACCGATGCGGTGCAATCGCTTCGGAAACAAGCCACGGCGGTCGTGTGGATCAGCGACGTTTGGAATTCCGATCATCTTGAATCTCTGGGGGCCGAGCACCGACTGGATGTTCGACATCCGGAATTGAACGATGGAGACGACGCATGA
- a CDS encoding arylsulfatase, whose amino-acid sequence MPKRRVPVRCVIALATVLVSLPCLSPTLLAAKPSRPNFIVIVCDDMGFSDLGCYGGEIDTPNLDRLASSGLRFVDFHNNAKCSETRASLMTGLWHQQSKNLKKPGNATIAEVLKPAGYRTLMSGKWHLAGEPPERGFDRYFGFLGGCINFFTGNDWGSGENLMRLDRNVFDVPDDFYSTDAITDYAIDFLNEGESDDRPFFLYLAHNAPHFPLHAPEEDIAKYRGRYRVGWDEIRRRRYQRLQELGIADETWNLSDRDSKVESWDSLTAKEREFLEPMMEVYAAMVDRLDQNIGRLIDHLESTGQLNNTLIFFFSDNGACPYQRLKGDMLVPGSGDSDIAYDARWANMCNTPLRNYKQYAHHGGTLTPMIAHWPNGIQDTGGMNHFPSHLVDIMPTLVELAGATYPTQRNGQDVFPMEGVSLAATLQGKETSRQRKPIYWEFANNHAVRDGNWKLVAERTKDWELYDISRDRCETNNIIEQYPDVAKRLAKSYDQWAKRVGAKTHAKCLNSSPSNQSQLFNLDKLLRDPQ is encoded by the coding sequence ATGCCAAAACGTCGCGTTCCCGTTCGTTGCGTCATCGCGTTGGCAACCGTGCTGGTTAGCCTGCCATGCCTAAGCCCCACGCTGCTTGCCGCCAAACCATCCCGCCCCAATTTCATCGTCATTGTTTGCGACGACATGGGGTTTTCCGATCTGGGTTGCTATGGCGGTGAAATTGACACGCCCAATCTGGACCGACTGGCTTCGTCGGGCTTGCGTTTCGTTGATTTCCACAACAACGCCAAGTGTTCCGAAACGAGGGCGTCGCTGATGACCGGACTCTGGCATCAGCAGTCCAAAAATCTGAAGAAACCCGGCAACGCCACCATCGCTGAAGTCTTGAAGCCCGCCGGTTACCGGACACTGATGAGCGGCAAATGGCATCTGGCCGGCGAACCGCCGGAACGCGGATTCGATCGATACTTTGGATTCCTGGGCGGTTGCATCAACTTCTTCACCGGCAACGATTGGGGCAGCGGTGAAAATCTGATGCGGCTGGACCGCAACGTCTTTGACGTTCCGGATGATTTCTATTCCACCGATGCGATTACCGACTATGCGATCGATTTTTTGAATGAAGGCGAATCCGACGATCGGCCCTTTTTCCTTTACTTGGCCCACAACGCACCCCATTTCCCATTACATGCACCGGAGGAAGACATCGCCAAGTACCGCGGGCGTTATCGCGTCGGCTGGGATGAAATTCGTCGCCGTCGGTATCAACGATTACAGGAACTGGGGATCGCCGACGAAACATGGAATCTGTCGGATCGCGATTCCAAAGTCGAATCATGGGATTCGCTGACCGCGAAAGAGCGTGAATTTTTGGAACCCATGATGGAGGTGTACGCGGCGATGGTGGACCGCTTGGACCAAAACATTGGTCGGCTGATCGATCACTTGGAATCCACCGGCCAACTGAACAACACGTTGATCTTTTTCTTTTCCGACAACGGCGCGTGCCCTTACCAGCGACTGAAGGGTGACATGCTTGTTCCCGGTTCGGGCGACAGTGACATTGCTTATGACGCCCGCTGGGCCAACATGTGCAACACGCCGCTGCGGAACTACAAACAGTATGCCCACCATGGCGGCACGCTGACGCCGATGATCGCGCACTGGCCCAATGGTATTCAAGACACGGGCGGCATGAACCATTTCCCGTCACACCTGGTCGACATCATGCCGACGTTGGTGGAACTAGCGGGTGCCACCTATCCGACGCAGCGAAACGGACAAGACGTCTTTCCGATGGAGGGCGTCTCGTTGGCCGCAACGCTGCAAGGCAAAGAAACATCGAGGCAACGCAAGCCGATCTATTGGGAATTCGCCAACAACCATGCCGTCCGTGACGGCAATTGGAAATTGGTCGCTGAGCGCACCAAGGATTGGGAACTGTACGATATTTCGCGCGACCGATGCGAAACCAACAACATCATCGAACAGTACCCTGACGTTGCGAAACGTCTGGCGAAATCCTACGACCAGTGGGCCAAACGAGTCGGTGCGAAAACGCACGCAAAGTGCCTGAATTCGTCCCCATCCAATCAGTCGCAATTATTCAATCTGGACAAACTGTTGCGTGATCCTCAATAG
- a CDS encoding DUF1559 domain-containing protein yields MNLFSGVTRRNKTDSSSNRNAFTLVELLVVIAVIGVLVGLLLPAVQAARESARRMSCQNNLRQIGIALHNYHSAYRRLPSGWIAADDDHHEPGWGWAAAILPQMEQVSAYDRVNFSLPIEEDEHAAVRTSSIPSFVCPSDTLSLLFAIAEGEEHEHDDHDDEDGHEDDDHDEDHAHDHEDGVNVDLGPHFLFDVAKSNYVGVYGTTDIHDDLYDGDGLFYGNSQLRFRDIYDGLSQTIMVGERSGRLGGSIWHGVIHDANEPAARIVGAADHVPNDPVGHFEDFGSYHPGGAQFILSDGSVRMLTKFIDLDIYKALATRNNKEVIGGDDF; encoded by the coding sequence ATGAATCTCTTCTCTGGCGTGACCCGCCGCAACAAAACAGATTCGTCATCGAATCGAAACGCATTTACCTTGGTCGAATTGCTGGTGGTGATCGCGGTCATCGGCGTCCTGGTTGGCCTATTGCTGCCCGCAGTTCAAGCCGCACGCGAATCAGCGCGGCGGATGTCCTGCCAAAATAACTTGCGGCAGATCGGAATTGCGCTCCACAACTACCACAGTGCGTACCGGCGACTGCCCAGCGGTTGGATTGCCGCCGACGACGACCATCATGAACCGGGATGGGGGTGGGCGGCTGCGATCTTGCCGCAGATGGAACAAGTCTCGGCCTATGACCGAGTCAATTTTTCACTACCGATCGAAGAAGATGAGCATGCGGCCGTTCGTACCAGCTCGATTCCATCGTTTGTTTGTCCCAGTGACACCTTAAGCCTGTTGTTCGCCATTGCCGAAGGCGAAGAACACGAGCACGACGATCATGATGACGAAGATGGGCACGAAGATGATGACCACGACGAGGATCATGCACATGATCACGAAGACGGCGTGAACGTCGACTTAGGCCCCCATTTCCTGTTTGATGTCGCCAAGAGCAATTATGTTGGCGTCTATGGTACGACAGATATTCACGACGATCTGTATGACGGGGACGGACTGTTCTATGGAAACAGTCAGCTGCGTTTCCGTGACATCTACGACGGATTGAGCCAGACCATCATGGTGGGCGAACGTAGCGGGCGACTGGGCGGTTCGATTTGGCATGGCGTCATTCACGATGCCAACGAACCAGCCGCCCGAATCGTGGGGGCCGCCGACCATGTCCCCAATGATCCGGTGGGACACTTCGAAGATTTTGGTAGCTATCACCCTGGCGGTGCCCAGTTCATTCTGTCCGACGGTTCGGTTCGAATGTTGACCAAGTTTATCGATTTGGACATCTATAAAGCGCTGGCGACACGCAACAACAAGGAAGTCATCGGCGGCGATGATTTTTAA